The following are encoded in a window of Rhizobium sp. 11515TR genomic DNA:
- a CDS encoding bifunctional diguanylate cyclase/phosphodiesterase has product MAETTSGRSEEEFQDLLRRLELALEASQIGVWQHNVNEQELLWDSQMHKLYGTGLHEHRVSSDVWMNALHPEDIEGAVHDFDVALARKGFYNSQFRIILPGGEVRHLRSRAHYYEDAEGAPSFIGAEWDVTADVLLNRELSGQKAIAEARAVALEHSRARIEHAADHDYLTGLPNRRYFDRRLAELRNDASIGTLAILHIDLDGFKEINDKWGHAAGDATLQSAAARISGAITANDIVARIGGDEFVAVLVNIGSVERLQAIADDILSRLRREGRFGNEMLKIGASIGVAIGETSGAGNLLAESDVALFQAKKLGRNRVEFFTPQLQSDLHAERRLADELRLAPVLRQIEPFYQIQVDARSRRIVGLEALARWRHPGRGLLSPVAFLKVADEYGFTAEIDAAVLKRALADRAAWVSQGLSPPRIAVNISGRRLADPDLIDGLRALRIPRHAIAFELVETIFLDEPDEAVLANIAGIKEMGIDIEIDDFGSGHASLIGLVKLKPKRLKIDRQLVTAVTVSEEQRRLVGSIIEIARTLNVEVVAEGVETEDHALVLAEVGCDELQGYAIGYPSSESETAALLKSAEASSSGRFSASVAAHATESAERGSDHS; this is encoded by the coding sequence TTGGCAGAGACGACATCAGGACGAAGCGAAGAAGAGTTCCAGGACCTTTTAAGGAGGCTGGAGCTGGCGCTGGAGGCGTCTCAAATCGGCGTCTGGCAGCATAATGTCAACGAGCAGGAACTGCTCTGGGACTCGCAGATGCACAAGCTCTACGGGACCGGACTTCATGAGCACAGGGTTTCTTCCGACGTCTGGATGAACGCGCTGCATCCAGAGGATATCGAAGGGGCCGTCCACGACTTCGATGTCGCGTTGGCCAGGAAGGGTTTCTATAATTCTCAGTTCCGCATCATCCTGCCCGGAGGCGAGGTGCGTCATCTGCGCTCGCGCGCGCATTATTATGAGGATGCCGAAGGGGCGCCTTCTTTCATCGGCGCGGAATGGGACGTCACCGCCGACGTCCTGCTCAATCGCGAGCTGAGTGGTCAAAAAGCGATCGCCGAAGCGCGTGCCGTTGCATTGGAGCACAGTCGCGCGCGAATAGAACATGCCGCCGATCACGACTATCTCACAGGCCTTCCAAACCGCCGCTATTTCGACCGGCGTCTGGCCGAGTTGCGCAACGATGCGTCTATCGGGACTCTTGCGATCCTCCATATCGATCTCGATGGGTTCAAGGAGATCAACGACAAATGGGGTCATGCGGCTGGTGACGCCACGCTGCAGAGCGCTGCCGCCCGCATTTCCGGAGCGATAACTGCCAACGACATCGTCGCCCGCATCGGCGGCGACGAGTTCGTGGCCGTGCTGGTCAATATCGGCAGTGTCGAAAGGCTTCAAGCGATCGCCGACGACATTCTATCCCGATTGCGTCGCGAAGGGCGTTTCGGCAACGAGATGCTGAAGATCGGCGCGTCCATTGGCGTGGCGATAGGCGAGACGAGCGGCGCAGGCAATCTGCTGGCAGAATCCGATGTCGCTCTTTTTCAGGCCAAGAAACTCGGCCGCAACCGGGTCGAGTTCTTCACGCCGCAGCTCCAGTCCGATCTGCATGCAGAACGACGCCTGGCCGATGAGTTGCGATTGGCGCCGGTGCTGCGGCAGATCGAGCCCTTCTATCAGATTCAGGTGGATGCGCGGAGCCGCCGCATCGTCGGACTGGAGGCGCTGGCACGCTGGCGGCATCCGGGAAGGGGATTGCTGAGCCCCGTCGCCTTCCTCAAGGTCGCCGATGAATATGGATTTACCGCGGAGATCGATGCGGCCGTGCTGAAGCGCGCACTGGCGGATCGGGCAGCCTGGGTTTCGCAGGGTCTTTCACCGCCACGCATCGCTGTCAATATCTCCGGTCGCCGACTTGCCGATCCCGATCTGATCGACGGATTAAGGGCGCTTAGAATACCGCGCCACGCCATCGCCTTCGAGCTGGTGGAGACCATTTTCCTGGATGAACCCGACGAGGCGGTGCTTGCCAATATCGCCGGCATCAAGGAGATGGGAATCGATATCGAGATCGACGATTTCGGCTCCGGTCATGCTTCGCTGATTGGCCTCGTCAAACTCAAACCGAAACGGCTGAAGATAGATCGGCAGTTGGTGACGGCGGTTACGGTGTCCGAGGAGCAGCGTCGCCTCGTCGGCTCTATCATCGAAATCGCACGCACATTGAATGTCGAAGTGGTCGCCGAAGGGGTCGAGACCGAGGATCATGCGCTCGTTTTGGCCGAGGTCGGCTGCGATGAACTTCAGGGCTATGCTATCGGCTATCCTTCTTCCGAAAGCGAGACCGCAGCATTGTTGAAATCAGCCGAGGCGTCGAGCTCGGGGAGGTTTTCCGCCAGCGTTGCCGCGCATGCTACTGAATCTGCAGAGCGAGGATCAGACCATAGCTGA
- a CDS encoding IlvD/Edd family dehydratase, translating to MSDKGASKRRLRSQDWFDNPDHIDMTALYLERFMNYGITPEELRSGKPIIGIAQSGSDLTPCNRHHLDLAKRVRDGIRDAGGIPIEFPTHPIFENCKRPTAALDRNLAYLGLVEVLYGYPLDGVVLTTGCDKTTPSALMAASTVNIPAIVLSGGPMLDGWHEGELAGSGTVIWRSRRKLAAGEINEEEFMEASLASAPSIGHCNTMGTASTMNAMAEALGMSLTGCAAIPGAYRERGQMAYRTGRRAVELVLADIKPSDVLTREAFLNAIRVNSAIGGSTNAQPHLAAMAKHAGVELYPDDWQVHGFDIPLLANVQPAGAYLGERFHRAGGVPAIMWELLQAGKLDGSCPTVTGRTMAENLKGRAATDREVIRPFAEPLKERAGFLVLKGNLFDFAIMKMSVVSEEFRSRYLQEPGHEGVFEGRAVVFDGSEDYHKRINDPALGIDERTILVIRGAGPIGWPGSAEVVNMQPPDHLLKKGIKSLPTIGDGRQSGTADSPSILNASPESAAGGGLAWLRTDDIIRIDFNQRRCDMLVDEAEIARRKGDGIPAVPPDATPWQRIYRRSVTQLSDGAVLDGAADFRDIAANPPRHNH from the coding sequence ATGAGCGATAAGGGTGCATCCAAGCGTCGTCTGCGTTCGCAGGACTGGTTCGACAATCCGGATCATATCGATATGACGGCGCTCTATCTCGAGCGCTTCATGAATTACGGCATCACGCCGGAGGAATTGCGGTCCGGCAAGCCGATCATCGGTATCGCCCAGAGCGGTAGCGACCTGACACCCTGCAACCGCCATCACCTCGATCTCGCCAAGCGCGTGCGCGATGGCATTCGCGATGCCGGCGGCATCCCGATCGAGTTTCCGACCCACCCGATCTTCGAGAACTGCAAACGGCCGACGGCGGCACTCGACCGCAATCTCGCCTATCTCGGCCTGGTGGAGGTACTCTATGGCTATCCGCTCGATGGTGTTGTGCTGACGACCGGTTGCGATAAGACCACGCCATCGGCATTGATGGCGGCCTCGACAGTCAATATTCCGGCGATCGTTCTCTCCGGCGGACCTATGCTCGACGGTTGGCACGAAGGCGAGCTTGCCGGCTCCGGCACGGTGATCTGGCGCTCGCGCCGCAAGCTGGCGGCAGGCGAGATCAACGAGGAAGAATTCATGGAGGCTTCGCTCGCCTCGGCGCCTTCGATCGGCCATTGCAATACCATGGGAACAGCGTCCACCATGAACGCCATGGCGGAAGCGCTCGGCATGTCGCTGACCGGTTGTGCCGCCATTCCCGGCGCCTATCGCGAGCGCGGCCAGATGGCCTATCGCACAGGCCGGAGGGCAGTCGAGCTGGTTCTCGCCGATATCAAGCCTTCGGACGTGCTGACGCGCGAAGCTTTCCTCAATGCCATAAGGGTCAATTCGGCTATCGGCGGCTCGACCAATGCGCAGCCGCATCTTGCCGCCATGGCCAAGCACGCCGGCGTCGAGCTTTATCCTGACGACTGGCAGGTGCACGGCTTCGACATTCCGCTGCTCGCCAATGTCCAGCCGGCAGGCGCCTATCTCGGCGAGCGTTTCCATCGCGCCGGCGGCGTTCCGGCCATCATGTGGGAGTTGCTGCAGGCCGGCAAGCTGGATGGTAGCTGTCCGACGGTGACAGGCCGGACGATGGCGGAGAATTTGAAGGGCCGGGCGGCTACGGATCGCGAGGTCATCCGTCCCTTCGCCGAGCCGCTGAAGGAGCGCGCCGGCTTCCTGGTGCTCAAAGGCAATCTGTTCGATTTCGCCATCATGAAGATGAGCGTCGTCTCAGAGGAGTTCCGCAGCCGCTATTTGCAGGAGCCGGGCCATGAAGGCGTGTTCGAGGGCAGGGCAGTCGTTTTCGACGGCTCCGAGGATTATCACAAGCGCATCAACGATCCCGCTCTCGGCATCGACGAAAGGACCATTCTCGTCATTCGCGGCGCCGGGCCGATCGGCTGGCCGGGATCGGCCGAAGTTGTCAACATGCAACCGCCGGATCATCTTCTTAAAAAGGGCATCAAGAGCTTGCCGACGATCGGCGACGGGCGCCAATCTGGCACGGCCGACAGCCCCTCCATTTTGAATGCCTCGCCGGAAAGTGCGGCCGGCGGCGGCCTTGCCTGGCTCAGGACCGATGACATCATCCGCATCGATTTCAATCAGCGACGCTGCGACATGCTGGTGGACGAGGCGGAGATCGCGCGTCGCAAGGGCGACGGCATTCCGGCGGTGCCGCCGGATGCGACGCCATGGCAGCGCATCTATCGCCGTTCGGTCACGCAGCTTTCCGACGGAGCCGTGCTGGATGGCGCCGCCGATTTTCGCGACATCGCTGCCAATCCGCCGCGGCACAACCATTGA
- a CDS encoding NAD(P)-dependent oxidoreductase, translated as MSGRKIAFLGTGLMGAPMARRLLAAGFAVTVWNRDRSKAEPLVADGATVADTAVEAARGAAVLFTMLTNGGAVGEVLFGSGVADVLEAGTIVIDNSSISPAAAREHAFKLAERGIRHIDAPVSGGVVGAAAGTLAIMAGGDAGVIDSVRDIMAPLGRVTRVGPSGTGQLAKLGNQQIVAVTIGAVAEAMLLVEAGGGSREAFRDAIRGGFAESRILELHGQRMIERNFEPGGTARNQLKDLDTVLAAAQNLSLHLPLTEAVRAEFAEFVENGGGEQDHSGLLQHLEDKNARGKA; from the coding sequence ATGAGCGGCAGGAAGATCGCCTTTCTCGGCACGGGATTGATGGGTGCGCCGATGGCGCGGCGCCTGCTGGCCGCCGGGTTTGCCGTGACCGTCTGGAATCGCGATCGCAGCAAGGCGGAACCTCTGGTTGCCGATGGCGCAACCGTCGCAGATACGGCGGTGGAGGCGGCGCGGGGAGCCGCGGTGCTTTTCACAATGCTGACGAATGGCGGAGCTGTCGGCGAAGTCCTGTTCGGCAGCGGCGTGGCCGATGTGCTGGAGGCTGGCACGATCGTTATCGACAACAGCTCGATATCGCCGGCTGCTGCCCGCGAACATGCCTTCAAACTCGCCGAGCGCGGTATCCGACACATTGATGCGCCGGTCTCCGGTGGCGTGGTCGGGGCGGCCGCCGGAACGCTCGCGATCATGGCTGGGGGCGATGCCGGCGTCATCGACAGCGTGCGCGATATTATGGCGCCTCTCGGGCGCGTAACCCGTGTGGGTCCGAGCGGGACAGGCCAGCTTGCAAAGCTCGGCAATCAGCAGATCGTTGCCGTGACCATCGGGGCCGTCGCGGAAGCGATGCTGCTGGTCGAGGCCGGCGGCGGTTCGCGCGAGGCGTTTCGTGACGCCATTCGCGGCGGGTTCGCCGAAAGCCGGATTCTGGAGCTGCATGGCCAGCGCATGATCGAGCGCAACTTCGAGCCTGGCGGCACCGCCCGCAACCAGCTGAAGGACCTCGATACGGTGCTGGCGGCGGCGCAGAACCTGTCGCTGCATCTGCCGCTGACCGAAGCCGTTCGAGCAGAGTTTGCCGAATTCGTCGAAAACGGCGGTGGCGAGCAGGATCACAGCGGCCTGCTGCAGCATCTGGAAGACAAGAATGCCCGAGGAAAGGCTTGA
- a CDS encoding efflux RND transporter permease subunit gives MNISRFFVDRPVFAGVLSVLIVVAGLIGLRALPISEYPEVVPPSIVVRATYPGANPTVIAETVATPLEEQINGVEGMLYMSSQATSDGVLNVTVTFKLGTDPDKAQQLVQNRVSQAEPRLPTEVRALGITTVKSSPDFIMVVNLVSDGADHDITYLRNYATLNIKDRLARIEGVGQVQVFGAGDYSMRVWIDPQKAAEHNLAAGDISNAISSQNVQAAAGIIGASPSRPGVDLQLNVNAQGRLRTPEEFGNIIVKTGANGEITRLRDVARVELGAEDYTLRSLLDGKPAVAVAVLQAPGSNAIEIANNVRSTMDVLQQAMPAGVKYEIVYDTTKFVRASIEKVIDTLLEAIALVVLVVILFLQTWRASIIPLIAVPVSIIGTFAVMYVFGFSINALSLFGLVLAIGIVVDDAIVVVENVERNIEAGLSPRDATYKAMKEVSGPIIAIALVLVAVFVPLAFISGLSGQFYRQFALTIAISTVISAFNSLTLSPALASLLLKGHHAPKDRLTRIMDAVFGWFFRGFNRAFGAGSKYYGKGVGRLVSRKSIVMVVYLALVGATYSLFTTVPGGFVPSQDKQYLIGFAQLPDAASLDRTESVIKRMTDIALKQPGVANAIAFPGLSINGFTNSSNAGIVFVTLKDFDERKTPDLSGGAIAMALNHKFGAIQDAFIAMFPPPPVNGLGTTGGFKLQIEDRAGLGNQALDQAAKAVIGKAYQTPELTGIFSSFQINVPQLFADLDRAKAEQLGVSVTDVFQALQIYLGSLYVNDFNAFGRTYSVRVQADAKFRAQPEDIGQLKVRSASGQMIPLSALLKVDATTGPERTNRYNGFLAADINGGPAPGFSSGQAQAAIEKILHETLPPGIDFEWTDLTYQQILAGNSSVVVFPLALLLVFLVLAAQYESLALPLAIIMIVPMGVLAALTGVWLTGGDNNIFTQIGLVVLVGLSAKNAILIVEFARELEFEGRTPVQAAIEASRLRLRPILMTSMAFIMGVVPLVTSTGAGAEMRAAMGVAVFAGMIGVTFFGIFMTPVFYVLTRRLTGNRPLKQHPHNDNEHSAEVLPIAAE, from the coding sequence ATGAACATCTCCAGATTCTTTGTCGACCGTCCGGTCTTTGCCGGTGTTCTTTCGGTCCTCATCGTGGTCGCCGGCCTGATCGGCCTCAGAGCGCTGCCGATCTCCGAATATCCAGAGGTCGTGCCCCCATCGATTGTCGTGCGCGCCACCTATCCCGGCGCCAACCCGACCGTCATCGCCGAAACGGTGGCGACGCCGCTTGAAGAGCAGATCAACGGCGTCGAGGGCATGCTCTACATGTCCAGCCAGGCGACATCGGACGGCGTTCTTAACGTGACCGTCACTTTCAAGCTCGGCACCGATCCGGACAAGGCGCAGCAGCTCGTGCAGAATCGCGTTTCGCAGGCCGAGCCGCGCCTACCCACGGAAGTCCGTGCCCTCGGCATCACGACCGTCAAGAGCTCGCCCGACTTCATCATGGTCGTCAACCTCGTCTCGGACGGGGCCGATCACGACATCACCTATCTGCGAAACTATGCGACCCTAAACATCAAGGATCGGCTCGCCCGGATCGAAGGCGTCGGGCAGGTGCAGGTCTTCGGCGCCGGCGATTATTCCATGCGCGTGTGGATCGATCCGCAGAAGGCGGCCGAGCATAATCTTGCCGCCGGCGACATCAGCAATGCGATCAGCTCCCAGAACGTCCAGGCTGCGGCCGGCATCATCGGTGCCTCACCCAGCCGGCCTGGCGTGGATCTGCAGCTCAACGTCAATGCCCAGGGCCGCCTGCGCACGCCCGAGGAGTTCGGCAACATCATCGTCAAGACGGGCGCCAATGGCGAGATCACCCGCCTTCGCGACGTCGCTCGCGTCGAACTGGGTGCGGAAGACTATACGCTGCGTTCGCTGCTCGACGGCAAGCCGGCGGTCGCCGTCGCGGTTCTCCAGGCGCCCGGTTCAAACGCGATCGAGATCGCGAATAACGTGCGTTCGACCATGGACGTGCTGCAGCAGGCCATGCCGGCGGGCGTCAAGTATGAGATCGTCTACGACACGACGAAATTCGTTCGCGCCTCGATCGAGAAGGTTATCGACACGCTGCTCGAAGCCATCGCGCTCGTTGTCCTGGTCGTCATTCTGTTCCTCCAGACATGGCGCGCCTCGATCATCCCGCTGATCGCCGTTCCGGTGTCGATCATCGGCACCTTTGCGGTGATGTATGTCTTCGGCTTCTCGATCAACGCGCTCAGCCTCTTCGGCCTGGTGCTGGCGATCGGTATCGTCGTGGACGACGCGATCGTGGTGGTGGAGAACGTCGAACGCAATATCGAGGCCGGGCTCAGTCCGCGAGACGCCACCTACAAGGCCATGAAGGAAGTCTCCGGGCCGATTATCGCGATCGCGCTGGTCCTCGTCGCGGTTTTCGTGCCGCTCGCCTTCATCTCCGGCCTGTCCGGCCAGTTCTACCGCCAGTTCGCGCTGACGATCGCCATCTCGACCGTCATCTCGGCCTTCAACTCGCTCACCCTGTCTCCTGCGCTGGCATCCCTGCTCCTGAAGGGCCATCATGCGCCGAAGGATCGGTTGACGCGGATCATGGACGCGGTCTTCGGCTGGTTCTTCCGCGGCTTCAACCGGGCGTTCGGAGCCGGTTCGAAATACTACGGCAAGGGCGTCGGCCGCCTGGTATCGCGCAAGAGCATCGTCATGGTGGTCTATCTCGCGCTGGTGGGAGCGACCTATAGCCTGTTCACAACGGTTCCAGGCGGTTTCGTGCCGTCGCAGGACAAGCAGTATCTGATCGGCTTCGCACAGTTGCCGGATGCCGCAAGCCTCGATCGTACGGAAAGCGTGATCAAGCGCATGACGGACATCGCGCTGAAGCAGCCGGGCGTCGCCAATGCGATCGCCTTCCCGGGCCTGTCGATCAACGGTTTCACCAATTCCTCGAACGCGGGCATCGTTTTCGTAACGCTGAAGGACTTCGACGAGCGCAAGACGCCCGACCTTTCGGGCGGGGCGATCGCCATGGCACTGAACCACAAGTTCGGTGCCATCCAGGATGCCTTCATTGCCATGTTCCCGCCACCGCCGGTGAACGGTCTCGGTACGACAGGCGGCTTCAAGCTGCAGATCGAGGATCGAGCCGGCCTCGGTAACCAGGCGCTCGATCAGGCGGCCAAGGCAGTGATCGGCAAAGCCTACCAGACACCGGAACTCACCGGCATCTTCTCGAGCTTCCAGATCAACGTGCCGCAGCTCTTTGCCGATCTCGACCGCGCCAAGGCCGAGCAGCTCGGGGTCTCCGTCACCGACGTCTTCCAGGCGCTGCAGATCTATCTCGGTTCGCTCTATGTGAACGACTTCAACGCCTTCGGCCGCACTTACAGCGTCCGCGTGCAGGCCGATGCCAAGTTCCGCGCTCAGCCGGAAGATATCGGCCAGTTGAAGGTTCGTTCGGCATCGGGTCAGATGATCCCGCTTTCAGCCCTGCTGAAGGTGGATGCCACGACGGGTCCGGAACGCACGAACCGCTATAACGGCTTTCTGGCAGCTGACATCAATGGCGGCCCGGCGCCCGGTTTCTCGTCAGGCCAGGCACAGGCAGCGATCGAGAAGATTCTGCATGAGACGTTGCCGCCCGGTATAGACTTCGAATGGACGGATTTGACCTACCAGCAGATCCTGGCCGGCAATTCCAGCGTCGTCGTCTTCCCGCTGGCGCTGCTCCTGGTCTTCCTTGTGCTGGCCGCCCAATACGAGAGCTTGGCCTTGCCGCTCGCCATCATCATGATTGTGCCGATGGGCGTCTTGGCGGCGCTGACCGGCGTCTGGCTCACGGGTGGAGACAACAACATCTTCACCCAGATCGGCCTGGTGGTGCTCGTCGGTCTATCAGCAAAGAACGCGATCCTGATCGTGGAGTTCGCCCGCGAGCTGGAATTCGAGGGCCGCACGCCGGTCCAGGCCGCGATCGAAGCCAGCCGCCTGCGCCTGCGTCCGATCCTGATGACCTCCATGGCCTTCATCATGGGTGTCGTGCCGCTGGTCACCTCGACCGGTGCCGGTGCCGAAATGCGCGCTGCCATGGGTGTCGCGGTGTTTGCCGGTATGATCGGCGTGACCTTCTTCGGCATCTTCATGACGCCGGTGTTCTACGTGCTGACCCGCCGGCTGACTGGCAACCGTCCGCTGAAGCAGCATCCGCACAATGACAACGAACATTCGGCGGAGGTACTCCCGATCGCCGCCGAATAG
- a CDS encoding efflux RND transporter periplasmic adaptor subunit → MKSNGKSWALWGAGMGVAAAVAGAAFYLELPRGAQATEAASQAAPPAIPVTVAVVEPRDVTSWQEFSGRLEAIDRVEIRPRVAGAIQSVHFREGALVKQGDLLVTIDPAPYEAAVAQAQAQVGAAKATLNLTKVEVDRGQKLFDNKTISQSDMDTRASNYAAAEANLKAAQATLQTAQLNLDYTQVRAPIAGRVGKIAVTVGNLVAAGASSSVLTTLVSVDPIYASFSANEQTVTQALSELPATGGIVPPVEQIPVQIGTASDNGTPIKGKLQLIDNEVDAASGTVSVRAVFDNPGGRLIPGQFVRVRMGQPKAENKIVIDDRAVGTDQDKKFVFVVDGENKVNYRQVQLGSVVDGQRVIENGLKAGEKIVVNGLQRIRPGAVVAPQLAEKVATAQ, encoded by the coding sequence ATGAAGTCCAACGGTAAGAGCTGGGCCCTGTGGGGCGCCGGCATGGGTGTCGCTGCGGCTGTTGCAGGCGCAGCCTTCTATCTGGAGCTGCCGCGCGGCGCTCAGGCAACCGAGGCGGCGAGCCAGGCGGCACCGCCGGCTATCCCTGTTACGGTTGCCGTCGTCGAGCCGCGCGACGTCACGTCATGGCAGGAATTCTCCGGCCGGCTCGAAGCCATTGACCGCGTCGAGATCCGGCCGCGTGTGGCTGGGGCGATCCAGTCCGTGCATTTCCGCGAGGGCGCCTTGGTCAAGCAGGGCGACCTGCTTGTCACGATCGATCCCGCACCCTATGAGGCGGCCGTCGCCCAGGCTCAGGCGCAGGTCGGCGCGGCGAAAGCCACTCTCAACCTGACGAAAGTCGAGGTGGATCGCGGCCAGAAGCTCTTCGACAACAAGACGATCTCGCAGAGCGATATGGACACGCGCGCCAGCAACTATGCTGCGGCAGAAGCCAATCTGAAGGCCGCGCAAGCAACCTTGCAGACAGCGCAGCTCAATCTCGACTACACGCAGGTCCGCGCCCCGATCGCTGGCCGCGTCGGCAAGATCGCCGTCACCGTCGGCAACCTCGTTGCAGCCGGCGCGTCCTCTTCTGTACTGACGACGCTCGTTTCGGTCGACCCGATCTATGCGAGCTTCAGTGCCAACGAACAGACCGTGACCCAGGCGCTGTCCGAACTGCCGGCTACCGGCGGCATCGTTCCGCCAGTCGAGCAGATCCCGGTTCAGATCGGTACGGCAAGCGACAACGGCACGCCGATCAAGGGCAAGTTGCAGTTGATCGACAACGAGGTCGATGCGGCGAGCGGCACCGTCAGCGTTCGCGCCGTCTTCGACAATCCGGGCGGCCGTCTCATTCCCGGCCAGTTCGTGCGGGTTCGCATGGGCCAACCGAAGGCCGAGAACAAGATCGTCATCGACGACCGTGCAGTCGGCACCGACCAGGATAAGAAGTTCGTCTTCGTCGTGGATGGTGAGAACAAGGTCAATTACCGGCAGGTCCAGCTCGGATCGGTGGTCGACGGTCAGCGAGTAATCGAGAACGGCCTGAAAGCCGGCGAAAAGATCGTCGTCAACGGACTGCAGCGCATCCGTCCCGGTGCAGTCGTCGCGCCGCAGTTGGCAGAGAAGGTCGCGACCGCTCAGTAA
- a CDS encoding alpha/beta hydrolase fold domain-containing protein, producing MSAPWKDVVLENVPTGPVEARIYNGEGLKKAAPLVLYLHGGAFLDTCHATNRPVAASLAEAGAIVVAADYTSCNQNAFPKVLECAYGLLAYLSNKRNMLALGGAKKSLLFVAGEESGGNVAAGVALKARDQIPGSLDGQVLISPLLDPFMGSKSFLQAEESGMRERWTEGWNRYLGFLGGVCHPYAAPRYCSRLSGLAPALVLTAEDDPLRDESMEYGSRLKAAGVRVRQQVLPAGTGWPTLYGGQSKDKPSWQQDICCCFKGFVEDVQA from the coding sequence ATGAGTGCGCCGTGGAAAGATGTTGTGCTGGAAAACGTGCCAACGGGGCCGGTGGAAGCGCGGATCTACAACGGTGAAGGTTTGAAGAAGGCGGCACCCCTTGTGCTCTATCTGCACGGCGGCGCCTTTCTCGATACCTGCCACGCGACCAACAGGCCGGTGGCGGCAAGCCTCGCTGAGGCCGGCGCCATCGTGGTTGCGGCGGATTATACCAGCTGCAATCAGAATGCTTTTCCGAAGGTGCTGGAATGCGCCTACGGGCTTCTCGCCTACCTCAGCAACAAGCGGAACATGCTTGCGCTGGGCGGAGCGAAAAAATCGCTGCTGTTTGTCGCCGGAGAGGAATCGGGTGGCAATGTTGCAGCGGGCGTCGCTTTAAAGGCGCGCGATCAGATACCCGGTTCGTTGGACGGACAGGTGCTGATATCGCCTTTGCTTGATCCCTTCATGGGATCGAAATCTTTCCTCCAGGCGGAGGAAAGCGGCATGCGCGAGCGCTGGACGGAGGGTTGGAACCGTTACCTGGGTTTCCTGGGCGGTGTCTGTCACCCCTATGCAGCGCCTCGATACTGTTCGCGGCTTTCGGGCCTCGCGCCGGCATTGGTGCTCACGGCCGAGGACGACCCGCTCCGCGACGAGAGCATGGAATACGGCAGTCGGCTGAAAGCGGCTGGCGTCCGTGTTCGCCAGCAAGTCCTTCCCGCCGGGACAGGCTGGCCCACTCTCTATGGCGGGCAGTCGAAGGACAAGCCTTCATGGCAGCAGGATATCTGCTGTTGTTTCAAGGGTTTTGTCGAAGACGTGCAGGCTTGA
- a CDS encoding LysR family transcriptional regulator, producing the protein MDQLSAMRAFARVVETGNFTRAAAALSMPKATVTTLIQSLEAHLHAKLLNRTTRRVMVTTDGALYYERAIQILSEIEELDGSISNSQSLPSGRLRVEMAGAFAEKIVMPALCDFHQRYPDIHIDLGVGDRLVDYLAENVDCALRAGMPSDQSLIARRVGEIHLVTCAAPLYIEKHGIPERPEELETSHYAVSYFRAQTGRTIPFLFERGNESLEITPRYILSVNDSRSYLQAAMTGLGIAQVPSFMARDALAKGDLVPVLSGWTRPTLPMHIVYPPNRHLSNKVRVFVDWLAKLLATSRVGEA; encoded by the coding sequence ATGGACCAGTTATCAGCAATGCGGGCATTCGCGCGTGTGGTGGAGACGGGCAATTTTACCCGCGCCGCAGCCGCCCTCTCCATGCCGAAAGCGACGGTGACGACGCTCATCCAGTCGCTGGAGGCGCATCTGCACGCGAAACTCCTCAACCGTACGACCCGCCGCGTCATGGTGACGACGGATGGCGCGCTCTATTACGAGCGGGCGATTCAGATCCTCTCCGAGATTGAGGAACTGGACGGCAGCATCAGCAATTCGCAGAGCCTGCCAAGCGGCCGCCTGCGCGTGGAAATGGCCGGCGCCTTCGCCGAAAAGATCGTCATGCCGGCGCTTTGCGATTTCCACCAGCGCTATCCGGATATTCATATAGACCTCGGCGTCGGCGACCGATTGGTCGACTATCTGGCCGAGAATGTCGATTGCGCATTGCGTGCCGGCATGCCGAGCGACCAGTCGCTGATCGCCCGTCGTGTCGGCGAGATCCATCTCGTCACCTGCGCCGCTCCGCTTTACATCGAGAAGCACGGCATCCCGGAACGGCCGGAGGAGCTGGAAACCAGTCACTACGCGGTCAGCTATTTCCGTGCGCAAACCGGCCGCACGATTCCTTTCCTCTTCGAGCGCGGCAACGAGTCACTAGAAATCACTCCGCGCTACATCCTCTCGGTCAATGACAGCCGCAGCTATTTGCAAGCAGCCATGACCGGTCTCGGCATCGCGCAGGTTCCAAGCTTCATGGCGCGAGACGCCCTTGCCAAGGGCGACCTCGTGCCGGTCCTCTCCGGCTGGACCAGGCCGACATTGCCCATGCACATCGTTTATCCGCCCAACCGGCATCTGAGCAACAAGGTGCGCGTTTTCGTCGACTGGCTGGCGAAGCTGCTGGCAACCTCGCGGGTCGGCGAAGCTTGA